In the Saccharococcus thermophilus genome, ATAAGCCAATTGATGATGCCGTGACGCAAAAATTAACGGAAATCGAAGATATTGACGCCGTAAAAAGATTAGAAGTGTAAAGCAAAAAAGGAATGGGCACGCCCCATTCCTTTTTTTGCGCGGCCACCGCTTTTATCCTAGCGGCACCGCTTTTCGCTCTCCTTTATGAAACGTCATCAACTCCGTATAGCCGACGCTTCTCGCAAGCGCAATCGCCTTGTCGTAATCCGCGCCTACATGTTCAGGAACATGCGCATCCGAGGAAAGCACAATCGGAATGCCTTTATCATAGCACATTTGCAATAACCGTTGATCCGGATATAGCTCGCCGACCGGCTTGCGGAGCCCAGCCGTGCTGATTTCAACGCATGTTTTCGAGTTTGCTAGTGCAGTTGTCGCACGATCATATTGCTCTAGCAAAAATTCTTCATCTTCCGGAACATATTTGAATATTTTGACCAAATCAAGATGGCCGACAATATCAAATAAGTTGGACTCGGCCAAGGTGACAACTTGATCAAAATATTTGCGGTATGTATCGTACAGGTCGCGTCGTTCCCACTCTTGGCGATACTCTGCCAGGTCAATGCCAAAATCATCGACCCAATGAATCGAACCGATCACATAGTCAAACTCGTAAGACCGAATAAATTGGGCCATTTCTTCATGTTTTCCCGGCGTATAGTCCATTTCGATCGACATTTTTACGTCAATTCCAGCATCCCACGCTTCATGGAACAGCCGGACATAGTCAGCCATATCGTAATAACGGCGTGCGTCAACCCATGGATTGGATAAAATATTTTTTGTTTGGTAAAAATGGTAGGCATGTTCCGATATGCCGAAATGCTGGATCCCCTTTCTTGCTGCTTCATCGGTAAATTGCCGTAAATAGTCGAGGGTCAGCGTCCCCCGCTCCAGATGATTATGGTAATCGGTTAACATATTTCTCTCTCCTCCCACTGCGCGTTTCTATCATTATATCGCATCAAAATGGGGGAGGACAACGATTTTGCGAATTTTCACACGTCATCCCGTCAGCCCAACCATAAATAGCAATCGAATACAAACAGCCATTCCTGCCACAACAAGCAAACGTCTCAGCACATCTTCCATCATTCATTCCTCCATTTCGTTATCGTTTCGCCATATATGTATTATGTGAAAAATGCGGCAAATAGAACATTGCGGATGCTACATTAACAAAACTGTAATAAAAAACGTTTATCGTGCAGATGCATACACCATAATCGGATTGGGGCCAACGGGCACCGCAATTTTTTTCTCAAACATATATGGGCCAATTCGTTTGACGCCCCCGCCTTTAAAGGTGACGGTGTGAAAGCCAAACTCTTTTGCCGTAAGCAAAATCGCCTCCATCATCCATTGAATCGATGGCAATTCATTTAGCTTGGAATCTTCCGTAAACTCGATCACGACATTATCGTGCTGCATGCTCACCTTCTTAATGTGAACTCCTTTTGGAACAGTGGAGCGCAACGGCCCATCGCCGTCTTTTTTCATTTGTTTTAATGCCTCTAAAAACGTCGGAACATGCTGCGGTGATGGAACAAGAAATACAGGATGCGTCGGACCAGGCCGATATAAATAATACACCCGCTTCTTATGCGGAATTTCCAACGCCTTCACATATCCTATATGATGAAGCGCCATTCCTTCCTTCTTTTCGGTAAAAAAGCAGACTTTCTTTCCGCCCATCCAGCGAATCGTTTCTTCAATACTGGCGAGAAACATCGACTCACTTGTGGATCCTTCGGAAAAAATGGGATGTTGTTTTGGCACGCGAACCAACCAGACCTTGCTTTCACGAGAAGGCGCGATCGTGACGCCATCAAGCAGCCGCTTGGATACCCCCCATTTTTGTTCGTCAATTTTTGATGTGGCCATTTCGAGCTGCTCAGCCGCTGGTTCATATTTTTTTACTGGAACGCTAATAGGGATGATAATGTGCGATTGTTGATCAGGGACCCCTACGACGGCAATATCTTGATCATTCAATGCTTCTTTTGTCACAATGCGCGATAAAGACGAATCGCGCTCCTCCGCAGATAAAAGCGTTTGGCTCTCCTTCGCCGGCTGTTTTGCCTGTAACGTTATCATATGCTGATCTAACTTCTCGGTTCTTTTTTCTGAATGTTGTGTCAATGGAAGGCTAGGCGCATAGATCGCCGTCACCAACATCACCGCAACGACGGAAATCAACGATGGAAGAAACCAAGATTTCCGGCGTGCCGTTTTTCTTGCTTCGATTAATTGTTGATATATTTCTTCCTTCGAACGATGGTCTTTAATCATCGGCATCTGCTGTAGCGCATGCTCAAGGCATTCATCATTCCACCGAAACTTTTTCACGCTGCTCCCCCCTTTCTCCATCTCTTCTTCCATATACTTTTTCAACACTTTCAACGCCCGGTGCTGCGTCGTTTTGACTTTGCTTTCCGTCCATCCTAACGCTTCTGCTGTTTCGGTAATGGATAACGATTGAATAAAGCGAAGCACGATGACAAGCTGCTGATCGATCGTACAGCGTTCTAAACAACGATACAGCAGCTGAATCTCCTCTTTTTGAATCGCAATTTCCTCCGGTAGCGGCTGTACATCGCAAAGCTGCTCCTCGTCCCAATCCAAATTTCCCGATATTTTGCGCCGCCGGCTTTTTTGTTTGCGAAAAAAATCGATTGCCACATGGCGCGCAATCGACAACAGCCATGTTTTTTCGCTGCTTTCTCCCTTAAACCGTTTATATGAACGCAATACTTTTATGTATACTTCCTGAACGAGATCTTCCGCCTGTTCGCGATTTCTCACCATATAAAATAGGAAATTAAAAATGTCATGATGATACTTCTCATACAACTCCTCAAAGACGGAGTCCATCCTTTCTCCTCCCATTCTACTCCATTTGTCGCCGCGACAAATGGATTCGTTACAACCATCTTAAAATTTCCTCGCAAAAAAAGGAAGTAAAAAAAGGAAGAATATTTACAGAATATTCTTCCTTTTATTCATCGAATTGAAGCGGAAAAAATAAATCCTTGGCAAGCTTTTTGACTTCCCCTTCTACACAAGGATGGTAACTAATTAATATAGAGGTAGACGGACCTGAGGATGCAAAAAGCGGCAGAGCGCAGGAACATGATGAAAAAGCTAGCCCGTTTGCCTGCAGCAGTTGCTGCAGTTCGTAATAAATCCCTTTCGATCCGATTGGTACAATCTCATAAATATGCGGTTGCTTTAATAATTGCGAAAATAACGCGAGCGGGACAATTCGCTCTTTCCGCTTCAACACTTCATCCCCAACAAGCGGCTCCCCGATGACGGCAAATTTCGCTCCTTTTGGTGTGATGGCGATCCGTTTTTTGTCTCTTTCAATGGTGCCAATCGCCGTAACGCCAACGGCAGATTGGATGGTAGAAAAAT is a window encoding:
- a CDS encoding histidinol-phosphatase, which codes for MLTDYHNHLERGTLTLDYLRQFTDEAARKGIQHFGISEHAYHFYQTKNILSNPWVDARRYYDMADYVRLFHEAWDAGIDVKMSIEMDYTPGKHEEMAQFIRSYEFDYVIGSIHWVDDFGIDLAEYRQEWERRDLYDTYRKYFDQVVTLAESNLFDIVGHLDLVKIFKYVPEDEEFLLEQYDRATTALANSKTCVEISTAGLRKPVGELYPDQRLLQMCYDKGIPIVLSSDAHVPEHVGADYDKAIALARSVGYTELMTFHKGERKAVPLG
- a CDS encoding AIR synthase related protein; translated protein: MRDVLFVPFANGMELVVAADGSAAIGEKEKDLVNVPYDIVAYFAARVAFMELLSVGAEPYAIVLQNFVADQAWELLCRGIRQTCEELRIDIPITGSSESNFSTIQSAVGVTAIGTIERDKKRIAITPKGAKFAVIGEPLVGDEVLKRKERIVPLALFSQLLKQPHIYEIVPIGSKGIYYELQQLLQANGLAFSSCSCALPLFASSGPSTSILISYHPCVEGEVKKLAKDLFFPLQFDE